The following proteins are encoded in a genomic region of Triticum dicoccoides isolate Atlit2015 ecotype Zavitan chromosome 1B, WEW_v2.0, whole genome shotgun sequence:
- the LOC119324850 gene encoding VIN3-like protein 1, translating into MSKSTPVKASKNSELKKSAAILTIANGHACKKDAIGGEHPVHDIKSTGTWICRNLACKAVVTAEDSFCKRCSCCICHQFDDNKDPSLWLVCASENDDKQCCGSSCHIECALQQKRVGCFDLQKIIHLDGSYSCASCGKISGILGYWKRQLVIAKQARRVDILCHRIYVSYQLLEGTSCHTELHNIIQDAKAKLECEVGPLDGMSAKMARGIVSRLSGGSNILKLCSLAIQKVDELLSSPSPGLHLRGSLPAACRFNFIDITSSSLVIILKETKLASSDTIKGYKLWYWKSREQPSMDEPVILSRDQRKVLVYNLATCTEYSFRIISFTDADATIGHSESKCYTASKEVFVKSVTQKATQICPQTQITDRSQACMSTGFRIRDAGKILRRAWAEEGCFEDMYEGSCDISATEADQAENSEQGHFLSGACRKLQFNAFSVPDLNAPMPMDIDSSPEKSYDLNNRLLRSNDSGGSEACEAVRSAEPAAVESRPGGKAKQPNGAQNESCEQDGVSAICRQKQLLKRPRVLDEDYEYCVKVIRWLECDGHIETDFRLKFLTWLSLRSTENEHRVVNTFIKTLIKEPSSLAEQLVDSFGEMINCKRPKVGFGSELWHLDKQ; encoded by the exons ATGTCCAAATCTACTCCTGTTAAAGCAAGCAAGAATTCTGAATTGAAGAAATCTGCAGCCATCTTAACAATAGCAAATGGCCATGCTTGTAAGAAGGATGCAATTGGTGGAGAGCATCCTGTCCATGACATCAAGTCCACTGGCACTTGGATCTGTAGAAATTTGGCCTGTAAAGCTGTTGTAACAGCTGAAGATTCTTTCTGCAAGAGGTGCTCATGTTGTATTTGCCATCAGTTTGATGACAATAAAGATCCTAGTCTATGGTTGGTTTGTGCATCTGAGAATGATGACAAACAGTGCTGTGGTTCTTCTTGCCATATCGAGTGTGCCCTCCAACAAAAGCGGGTGGGATGCTTTGATCTTCAAAAAATTATTCATCTTGATGGAAGTTATTCATGTGCTTCATGTGGGAAGATATCTGGGATACTAGG TTATTGGAAAAGGCAATTAGTGATTGCAAAGCAGGCTCGCCGAGTTGATATACTCTGCCACCGCATCTATGTGAGTTATCAGTTGTTGGAGGGTACGAGCTGTCATACAGAATTGCATAACATTATTCAAGATGCAAAAGCAAAACTCGAATGTGAGGTCGGTCCACTTGATGGAATGTCGGCAAAGATGGCACGTGGTATCGTAAGCAGGTTATCTGGTGGTAGTAACATACTGAAACTTTGCTCTCTGGCGATTCAAAAAGTTGATGAGTTGTTGAGTTCTCCATCTCCAGGCTTGCATCTTCGAG GTTCATTACCAGCTGCGTGCAGATTCAACTTCATAGATATTACATCGTCTTCCCTTGTTATCATCTTAAAAGAAACTAAGTTGGCATCATCGGACACCATCAAAGGTTATAAGCTATGGTACTGGAAGAGCAGAGAGCAACCAAGCATGGATGAGCCTGTTATTTTGTCAAGAGATCAAAGAAAAGTACTTGTTTATAACCTCGCCACATGCACAGAATATTCCTTCAGAATCATATCATTCACAGATGCTGATGCAACCATTGGGCATTCCGAGTCTAAATGTTATACTGCGAGCAAGGAGGTATTTGTCAAATCTGTGACCCAGAAGGCCACGCAAATATGCCCGCAGACGCAGATAACGGATAGGAGCCAGGCTTGTATGTCCACTGGATTTAGGATCCGAGATGCTGGGAAGATCTTGCGGCGAGCTTGGGCTGAAGAAGGCTGTTTTGAGGATATGTACGAAGGTTCATGTGACATAAGTGCCACAGAAGCAGACCAGGCAGAGAACAGTGAACAGGGTCATTTCTTATCTGGTGCATGTCGCAAACTTCAGTTCAATGCATTTTCTGTCCCAGACCTAAATGCACCCATGCCCATGGACATAGACTCTTCCCCTGAGAAGAGCTATGATTTAAATAACAGACTTTTAAGATCAAATGACAGTGGTGGCTCAGAGGCTTGCGAGGCAGTCAGGAGCGCGGAGCCGGCTGCTGTTGAATCTCGACCAGGAGGCAAGGCAAAGCAGCCCAATGGTGCTCAGAATGAAAGCTGTGAGCAGGATGGAGTTTCAGCCATCTGCCGCCAAAAGCAACTTCTGAAAAGGCCTAGAGTGCTGGATGAGGACTATGAGTATTGTGTGAAGGTGATACGGTGGCTGGAGTGTGACGGGCACATAGAGACTGATTTCAGATTGAAGTTTTTGACTTGGCTGAGTCTAAGATCGACTGAGAATGAGCATAGGGTTGTGAACACATTCATCAAAACACTAATCAAAGAACCAAGCAGTCTGGCTGAGCAGCTTGTTGATTCTTTCGGAGAGATGATAAACTGCAAGAGACCAAAAGTAGGTTTCGGCAGTGAGCTATGGCATTTGGACAAACAATAA